The proteins below come from a single Cylindrospermopsis raciborskii Cr2010 genomic window:
- a CDS encoding TlyA family RNA methyltransferase, which produces MKERLDILLLKLELCVSRQQAQRLIQAGEVMVNQQIIDKPGTEIDISAEIQIKERPPFVSRGGEKLAKAIKLFEISVRERICLDGGISTGGFTDCLLQNGAKQVYGIDVGYGQVDWKIRNDGRVILKERTNLRELQPEQLYLGLDSFADLAVVDVSFISLSKVLPAVWRLTQIPKEAVLLVKPQFEVGKNRVGKKGVVRDAKDHAQAIFQVLQTALQLGWNYRGLTFSPITGPAGNIEYLLWLSMIGEVSQPELITIEELTKKAVRELTTK; this is translated from the coding sequence ATGAAAGAAAGACTAGACATATTATTACTAAAACTAGAACTATGTGTTTCCCGTCAGCAAGCTCAAAGACTAATTCAAGCTGGGGAAGTAATGGTCAATCAACAAATAATAGATAAACCAGGAACAGAAATAGACATAAGTGCGGAAATTCAAATTAAAGAGCGTCCCCCCTTTGTTTCTCGTGGGGGTGAAAAACTGGCCAAAGCAATAAAACTGTTTGAAATTTCTGTGAGGGAGCGCATTTGCTTAGATGGGGGAATTTCCACGGGAGGTTTTACCGATTGTCTATTACAAAATGGTGCCAAACAGGTGTATGGTATTGATGTTGGTTATGGACAGGTTGACTGGAAAATCAGAAATGATGGTAGGGTGATTTTAAAAGAAAGAACAAATTTACGAGAATTACAACCAGAACAATTATATCTAGGGTTAGATAGCTTTGCTGATTTAGCAGTTGTAGACGTTTCTTTTATTTCTCTTAGTAAAGTTCTACCTGCAGTTTGGCGTTTAACTCAAATACCAAAAGAGGCGGTGTTATTAGTCAAACCCCAGTTTGAAGTTGGCAAAAATCGTGTAGGTAAAAAGGGAGTAGTACGGGATGCTAAAGACCATGCCCAGGCAATTTTCCAGGTTTTACAAACCGCTTTACAACTGGGATGGAATTATAGGGGATTGACTTTTTCTCCCATCACAGGACCTGCGGGGAATATTGAATATCTTTTATGGTTGAGCATGATAGGTGAAGTCTCCCAACCGGAGTTAATAACCATCGAGGAGCTAACTAAAAAAGCAGTAAGGGAGTTAACTACTAAATGA
- a CDS encoding DUF29 domain-containing protein, whose protein sequence is MSNSSNISSNIKSLHEENYQLWLESTIDNLKQGNFDHIDIDNLIEEISEMGGSLKDALENNLIVILAHLLKWQYQPQKRSGSWKASIKEHRRRINKSIQKHPYLKKYYEKIFSESYLPAVDWAMEETGLSPETFPSQCPFTPEQVLNDQFLPGD, encoded by the coding sequence ATGAGCAATAGTTCAAATATAAGTTCAAATATAAAATCTCTCCATGAAGAGAACTATCAATTGTGGTTAGAATCAACCATTGACAATTTAAAACAGGGCAATTTTGACCATATAGATATTGACAACTTAATAGAAGAGATTTCCGAAATGGGCGGTAGTTTAAAAGATGCCTTAGAAAACAATTTAATTGTGATTTTAGCCCATTTACTCAAGTGGCAATATCAACCCCAAAAGCGTTCTGGTAGTTGGAAAGCTAGTATTAAAGAACATCGACGCCGAATTAATAAATCTATCCAAAAACACCCCTATTTAAAAAAATATTATGAGAAGATTTTTTCAGAATCCTACCTCCCCGCTGTAGATTGGGCCATGGAAGAAACTGGATTATCACCGGAAACTTTCCCATCCCAGTGTCCTTTTACCCCTGAACAGGTGTTGAATGACCAATTTTTGCCCGGAGACTAA
- a CDS encoding bifunctional pantoate--beta-alanine ligase/(d)CMP kinase, which produces MRVLTTISSLRCCLQERRQQTNNKNNTQLLSEQAQWFPTPVGLVPTMGALHIGHLSLIQRAREENHTVVVSVFVNPLQFGPQEDYQRYPRTLDQDKLLCEQAGVDVIFAPSPEEMGISGKQENQVTQVLPPSGMINGLCASYRPGHFQGVTTIVTKLFNVVQPDRAYFGNKDGQQLAIIKRLVADLNFPIEIVACPTVREASGLALSSRNQYLTDTEKEQAVLLHQSLVEAKTAFKSGIRHSDQLLGIVQAEIAKSTNIYVEYIELVEPSTLMPLNEIQEEGMLAIAARIGNTRLIDNTILSDVKTRQPIIAIDGPAGAGKSTVAKQVATQLGLVYLDTGAMYRAITWLVLQTGTDPEDEQAIACLARECKIELIATENPEIPLEVWINNHNVTKEIRSGEVTAKVSGVSGQSAVRQFLVREQQKWGEKGGLVAEGRDIGTNVFPDAEVKIFLTASVEERARRRQQDFIKQGRGEVSLEQLKQEIQERDEKDSTRKISPLRKASDALEIETDGLSAEEVTAKIVDCYHNLYL; this is translated from the coding sequence GTGCGTGTACTAACAACTATATCAAGTTTACGATGTTGCCTACAGGAGCGTCGTCAGCAAACAAATAATAAAAATAATACTCAATTATTGAGTGAACAAGCTCAGTGGTTTCCTACTCCTGTTGGGTTAGTGCCTACCATGGGCGCACTTCATATAGGTCATTTAAGCCTAATTCAAAGGGCTAGAGAAGAAAACCATACGGTAGTAGTCAGTGTTTTTGTTAATCCGCTTCAATTTGGACCTCAGGAAGATTATCAACGTTACCCTCGGACTTTAGATCAGGATAAATTACTTTGTGAACAAGCGGGAGTAGATGTTATTTTTGCACCTAGTCCTGAAGAAATGGGAATTTCTGGCAAACAAGAAAATCAGGTTACACAAGTTTTGCCTCCATCTGGTATGATTAACGGTTTATGTGCTAGTTATCGACCAGGACACTTTCAAGGTGTGACGACTATTGTCACCAAACTATTTAATGTGGTACAACCAGATCGAGCTTACTTTGGAAACAAGGATGGTCAGCAACTAGCTATTATTAAACGCCTAGTGGCTGACTTGAATTTTCCTATAGAAATTGTTGCTTGTCCAACAGTACGAGAAGCTTCAGGTTTAGCTTTGAGTTCTCGTAATCAGTATTTGACTGACACCGAAAAAGAGCAAGCTGTCTTATTGCATCAAAGCTTAGTTGAAGCCAAGACAGCTTTCAAATCTGGTATTCGCCATAGTGATCAGCTTCTAGGAATAGTCCAAGCTGAAATAGCAAAATCTACGAATATCTACGTGGAATATATTGAATTAGTTGAACCAAGTACACTAATGCCTTTAAACGAAATTCAGGAAGAAGGAATGTTGGCGATCGCAGCCCGCATTGGTAATACAAGACTAATTGACAACACAATTTTATCTGATGTGAAGACTAGACAACCAATTATCGCCATTGACGGTCCCGCTGGTGCTGGTAAATCTACTGTAGCTAAACAAGTGGCAACACAGTTAGGGCTAGTGTATTTAGATACAGGAGCTATGTATAGAGCCATAACCTGGTTAGTGTTACAAACCGGCACTGATCCTGAAGATGAACAGGCGATCGCCTGTTTAGCGAGAGAGTGTAAAATAGAACTGATTGCCACGGAAAATCCAGAAATTCCGCTAGAGGTATGGATAAACAATCATAATGTTACCAAAGAGATACGCAGTGGAGAAGTAACAGCAAAAGTATCAGGTGTATCTGGTCAAAGTGCGGTTCGTCAGTTCCTAGTGAGAGAACAGCAAAAATGGGGTGAGAAAGGGGGTTTAGTCGCTGAAGGGAGAGACATTGGTACTAATGTTTTTCCTGATGCGGAAGTAAAAATATTTCTTACAGCTTCAGTAGAGGAGCGGGCCCGTCGTCGCCAGCAAGACTTTATTAAACAGGGGCGAGGCGAAGTGAGTTTAGAGCAGTTGAAGCAAGAGATTCAGGAAAGGGACGAAAAAGATAGCACCAGAAAGATTTCCCCTTTGAGAAAAGCGTCAGACGCGTTAGAAATAGAAACTGATGGACTCAGTGCGGAGGAGGTAACGGCGAAAATTGTGGATTGTTATCATAACTTATACCTGTAA
- a CDS encoding GuaB3 family IMP dehydrogenase-related protein produces MEIKLGRGKKARRAYGIDEIALVPGKRTVDPSLADTRWKIGNIEREIPIIASAMDGVVDVDMAVKLSELGALGVLNLEGIQTRYDDPNPILDKIASVGKEEFVSLMQDLYAEPIKPELIEKRIQEIKQQGAIAAVSATPAGAGKYGEVVSRSGADLFFIQATVVSTDHISPESITPLDLVQFCHSMPIPVILGNCVTYEVTLNLMKAGAAAVLVGIGPGAACTSRGVLGVGVPQATAVADCAAAREDFYQETGKYVPIIADGGLITGGDICKCIACGADGVMIGSPFARAAEAPGRGYHWGMATPSPVLPRGTRIRVGTTGTLEQILKGPAGLDDGTHNLLGALKTSMGTLGAKNLKEMQQVEVIIAPSLLTEGKVYQKAQQLGMGK; encoded by the coding sequence GTGGAAATTAAACTTGGGCGGGGAAAAAAGGCTCGCCGAGCCTATGGCATTGACGAAATTGCCCTAGTCCCCGGTAAAAGAACAGTAGATCCCAGTTTGGCGGATACTAGATGGAAAATTGGTAATATCGAAAGAGAAATACCAATTATTGCCAGTGCCATGGACGGGGTGGTTGATGTGGATATGGCTGTAAAGTTATCTGAGTTGGGAGCTTTAGGGGTTCTCAACCTAGAAGGAATTCAAACTCGCTATGACGATCCAAATCCCATTTTGGATAAGATTGCCTCTGTGGGTAAAGAAGAGTTTGTTTCCCTCATGCAAGATCTCTATGCCGAACCAATCAAGCCCGAACTAATTGAAAAACGTATTCAGGAAATTAAACAACAGGGTGCGATCGCCGCAGTTAGTGCTACACCAGCAGGAGCTGGCAAATATGGTGAAGTGGTATCTAGAAGTGGAGCAGATTTATTTTTCATCCAAGCCACGGTGGTCTCTACTGACCACATTTCACCAGAGTCCATCACCCCACTTGATTTAGTGCAGTTCTGCCATTCTATGCCCATACCAGTTATTTTAGGTAACTGTGTTACATACGAAGTAACCTTGAACTTAATGAAAGCTGGTGCTGCAGCCGTCTTAGTAGGTATTGGACCAGGTGCTGCTTGTACATCCCGTGGTGTCTTGGGTGTAGGCGTACCCCAGGCTACCGCAGTTGCTGATTGTGCTGCAGCTAGGGAGGATTTTTATCAAGAAACTGGTAAATATGTTCCCATTATTGCCGATGGAGGTTTAATTACTGGTGGAGACATTTGTAAGTGTATTGCCTGCGGTGCTGACGGAGTGATGATTGGTTCACCCTTTGCTAGAGCAGCAGAGGCGCCAGGTCGGGGTTATCATTGGGGTATGGCAACTCCTAGTCCTGTTCTTCCCCGTGGTACTCGCATTCGCGTTGGTACAACAGGTACCCTAGAACAAATTCTCAAAGGTCCAGCTGGACTGGATGATGGAACTCATAACCTGTTAGGGGCTTTAAAAACCAGTATGGGCACCCTAGGGGCTAAAAACCTCAAAGAGATGCAACAGGTGGAAGTTATAATTGCTCCTTCTTTACTAACAGAGGGTAAGGTTTATCAAAAAGCTCAACAACTGGGTATGGGTAAGTAA
- the lysS gene encoding lysine--tRNA ligase: MFWADKIAADAQGYQVVNDSKTPSGRVHVGSLRGVVIHDVIYRALKHAGKPVKFTYGVDDYDALDTVPKYLDREKFKPYLGFPLCNVPSPGEGAPDYAKYFIGEFFEIFEYLGIQPETYFLRDLYRSGKVNSHINIFLKNAHLVRQVYKQVSKADRPENWYPFQVICENCGKIATTVVTDYNGSEVFYTCQPDSTNYVQGCGHSAWVSPLNGNGKLPWKVEWVAKWDVLGVTIEMAGKDHSQKGGSRDVANAICRQVLEKQPPFHSPYEFILVNGTKMSSSKGVGSSAREIANLLPPELLRFLMLRTQPRTVINFAPNYETITRLFRDYDTLISKYEVNPELTEELMSLFYAQLGDEVKVFQPFDYSTLISLLQIPRLNIQDEVVQRSANSLTEYDQFIVNQRIASAQRWLEDYADEEEKLVLYLEQVPEKARGLSSEQVTYIQKLAENLECATPWEAEALQTVIFSTTKELNIPPADAFKALYLGFLNKEKGPKAGGLFSYLEKSFVISRLQEITALYH; this comes from the coding sequence ATGTTTTGGGCTGATAAAATCGCTGCTGATGCACAAGGTTACCAGGTAGTTAATGATTCTAAAACCCCTTCAGGAAGGGTTCACGTCGGATCATTGCGGGGTGTAGTTATCCATGACGTTATTTACCGTGCCTTGAAACATGCAGGTAAGCCTGTAAAATTCACCTATGGTGTGGATGACTATGACGCTTTAGATACGGTGCCCAAATATTTAGACCGGGAAAAATTTAAACCTTATTTGGGTTTTCCCTTGTGTAATGTCCCTTCTCCTGGGGAAGGTGCGCCAGACTATGCTAAATATTTCATTGGTGAGTTTTTTGAGATTTTTGAGTATTTAGGAATCCAACCAGAGACCTATTTCCTACGTGATTTATATCGTTCTGGTAAAGTTAATTCCCATATCAACATCTTTTTAAAAAATGCTCACCTGGTTAGACAAGTGTATAAACAGGTCAGTAAAGCAGATCGTCCAGAAAACTGGTACCCTTTTCAGGTGATTTGTGAAAATTGTGGCAAGATAGCTACCACTGTGGTTACAGATTATAACGGTTCCGAGGTTTTTTACACTTGTCAACCGGACTCCACTAATTATGTTCAAGGTTGTGGTCATTCTGCTTGGGTGTCTCCTCTTAATGGTAATGGCAAATTACCTTGGAAGGTTGAATGGGTAGCCAAGTGGGACGTTTTGGGTGTAACTATTGAAATGGCCGGTAAAGACCACTCTCAAAAAGGTGGTTCTAGGGATGTGGCTAATGCCATTTGTCGTCAAGTTTTGGAGAAACAACCTCCCTTTCATTCACCTTATGAATTTATTCTTGTCAATGGCACAAAAATGAGTTCTTCTAAGGGTGTGGGTTCTAGCGCTAGGGAAATTGCTAATTTATTACCACCTGAGTTATTAAGGTTTTTAATGTTAAGAACTCAGCCAAGAACGGTTATTAATTTTGCCCCCAATTATGAAACCATTACTCGACTGTTTCGGGATTATGATACCTTAATTAGTAAGTATGAGGTTAATCCTGAATTAACTGAAGAGTTAATGTCTTTATTTTATGCTCAACTAGGGGATGAGGTGAAGGTTTTTCAGCCTTTTGATTACAGCACATTAATTTCTTTGTTGCAAATCCCTCGGTTAAATATTCAAGATGAAGTTGTGCAACGTAGTGCTAATTCTTTAACTGAGTATGACCAATTTATTGTCAATCAAAGAATTGCTTCAGCTCAAAGATGGTTAGAAGATTATGCGGATGAGGAAGAAAAGTTAGTTTTGTACTTAGAACAAGTGCCAGAAAAAGCCCGTGGGTTAAGTTCAGAACAGGTAACTTATATTCAAAAGTTAGCTGAAAATCTGGAATGTGCTACCCCTTGGGAAGCAGAAGCATTACAAACCGTGATTTTCTCCACTACTAAAGAGTTAAACATCCCTCCAGCGGATGCTTTTAAAGCCTTATATCTGGGATTTTTAAACAAGGAAAAAGGACCTAAAGCAGGGGGTTTATTCTCCTATTTGGAAAAATCTTTCGTTATTTCCAGATTACAAGAAATCACAGCCTTATACCATTAG
- a CDS encoding glycoside hydrolase family 10 protein — translation MVSNTTSFRDIENHWASLFIRALAQRRILNGYLDGTFRPDNPVSRGEFAAMMGAIINLPVKREYITFKDVPDNYWARNAIRRVYETGVMTGYPDQTFRPNDRVSRADVLVVIVNALGIASQFSPELVGRLAQAYEDAANIPSYAINSIAIASGNSLVVNYPNIKLLNPQSGATRGDVAVMMYQALVYLGRVQKINSPYIVTLPLGVKTVKVSHQREFRGAWITVVWNSDWPSKPGLSVEQQKTELLEIIKQLQSLNFNALILQVRPEGDAVYASPIEPWSAWITGTQGKAPEPIYDPLEFAIEECHKRNIEVHAWFNPYRAKTTTKSGSNVSPHIAITNPEVVYRWGNQLWMDPGAKIVQDRAYNVIIDVLTRYDVDGIHLDDYFYPYPISGQSFPDEKTYSAYKNSGGKLSVEDWRRENVNQMVWRLSEGIKKIKAHVKFGISPFGIYRPGQPAGIVGLDPYSVLYADSKKWLQEGWIDYLAPQLYWRTDQTQQSYETLLKWWTEVNTKQRHIYAGNNIGQLDGKVWKNSEIEKQIVISRNLAENFSLGNIFFSMKSLAENRQGIGDQFKQVYYPRPSIVPTMLWRNQTPPPPPQNITFQDGKLNWQRGDNRSVRSWTLYRQTGDTWIIQRILSAGTTFATVQPGNYAVCAVDRLGNESLGVTITVS, via the coding sequence ATGGTATCTAACACTACATCATTCAGAGATATTGAAAATCATTGGGCAAGTTTATTCATTCGCGCATTAGCCCAAAGGCGAATTCTCAATGGCTACCTTGATGGTACATTTCGCCCAGATAACCCCGTCAGTCGTGGAGAGTTTGCAGCCATGATGGGGGCGATTATCAACTTACCAGTAAAAAGGGAATATATAACGTTTAAAGACGTTCCGGATAACTACTGGGCTAGAAATGCGATCAGAAGAGTATATGAGACAGGAGTGATGACAGGTTATCCTGATCAAACTTTCCGTCCCAATGATAGGGTGTCCAGAGCCGATGTATTAGTTGTTATAGTTAATGCTTTGGGAATTGCCAGTCAGTTTTCCCCCGAACTGGTGGGTAGACTGGCACAGGCCTATGAAGATGCAGCAAATATTCCCAGTTATGCCATTAATTCTATTGCGATCGCATCTGGGAATAGTTTAGTAGTGAACTATCCGAATATCAAACTACTGAACCCCCAAAGTGGAGCGACTCGTGGAGACGTGGCGGTGATGATGTATCAAGCCCTTGTGTACTTAGGTAGAGTGCAAAAGATTAATTCACCATATATTGTCACACTACCTTTAGGGGTCAAGACTGTAAAGGTGAGTCACCAGAGGGAATTTCGGGGCGCCTGGATAACAGTAGTCTGGAACAGTGATTGGCCATCTAAACCGGGATTAAGTGTGGAGCAGCAGAAAACTGAACTACTGGAAATCATCAAACAACTGCAATCCTTAAACTTCAACGCTCTAATCTTGCAAGTACGTCCAGAGGGAGACGCGGTGTATGCTTCCCCCATAGAACCATGGAGTGCTTGGATTACAGGAACTCAAGGCAAAGCTCCCGAACCGATTTACGATCCCCTGGAATTTGCCATTGAGGAATGCCATAAGCGTAATATAGAAGTTCACGCCTGGTTTAATCCCTACCGAGCAAAAACCACCACCAAAAGTGGATCTAATGTTAGTCCCCATATAGCCATAACTAATCCCGAAGTGGTTTATAGATGGGGTAATCAGTTATGGATGGATCCTGGTGCCAAAATTGTTCAAGACAGAGCTTATAATGTTATTATTGATGTACTAACTCGTTATGATGTAGATGGTATTCATCTAGATGATTACTTTTACCCCTATCCCATATCTGGTCAATCATTTCCCGACGAAAAGACATACAGTGCTTATAAAAATAGCGGTGGTAAATTGAGTGTGGAAGATTGGCGAAGAGAGAACGTCAATCAAATGGTGTGGAGGTTATCGGAAGGCATTAAAAAAATCAAAGCCCATGTAAAATTTGGCATTAGTCCCTTTGGTATTTACCGTCCGGGACAACCAGCAGGAATTGTGGGTTTAGATCCCTATAGCGTTCTGTATGCTGATTCAAAAAAATGGTTACAGGAAGGTTGGATTGACTATTTAGCACCTCAGCTATATTGGCGGACAGATCAAACACAACAAAGTTATGAAACCCTGCTAAAATGGTGGACAGAAGTCAACACTAAACAGCGACATATTTACGCTGGTAATAATATTGGACAACTAGATGGTAAAGTATGGAAAAATTCAGAAATTGAAAAACAAATTGTCATTTCTCGCAACCTGGCTGAAAATTTTTCCCTAGGGAATATCTTTTTCAGCATGAAATCCCTAGCGGAAAATCGTCAAGGGATTGGGGATCAATTTAAACAGGTGTATTACCCTCGTCCTTCCATCGTTCCTACTATGTTATGGAGAAATCAAACACCTCCACCGCCTCCTCAAAATATAACCTTTCAAGATGGAAAACTAAATTGGCAAAGGGGAGATAATAGATCTGTACGCTCTTGGACTCTCTATCGTCAAACTGGGGATACCTGGATAATACAAAGAATTTTATCTGCTGGTACTACTTTTGCAACTGTACAACCAGGTAATTATGCAGTATGTGCGGTAGATAGACTGGGTAATGAGAGCTTAGGTGTGACAATTACAGTTTCGTGA
- a CDS encoding septal ring lytic transglycosylase RlpA family protein yields the protein MNQKNLWTTAAVFLSVASLPAMGFTQTAKGSTPIKQASTKGDAVKVGEYQSPTREPELEGVTRIQPHSLQGRQAATLYIRNTPVLTFLGSRGETKVGSSKVVKYGNVNTGKSPQITSGGGIRGAKESPRSILVNDPVYRASLVAAKINQLVLDSADGRQVTVSWNPKGKYSTNNRPSGNKSVPTSVNPGYTIRFDGKELVEINESTRLADGTNDLAKDALQATNHLRKILGETAEVREIANLPKPGNISIPKLPQKVAIGGIRINFRGMASWYGYDWAGRKTANGERFNPEAMTAAHRSLPLGTKVRVTNTHNGRSVVVRINDRGPYIGGRVIDLSVGAARILGMVSSGVAAVRIEVLGR from the coding sequence ATGAATCAAAAAAATTTGTGGACTACTGCTGCCGTGTTTCTATCTGTTGCGAGCCTACCTGCAATGGGTTTTACTCAAACAGCTAAGGGGAGTACCCCAATTAAACAAGCATCTACCAAAGGTGATGCGGTAAAAGTGGGAGAGTACCAGTCCCCAACACGGGAACCTGAGCTAGAGGGTGTGACCAGAATTCAACCACATAGCCTACAGGGTCGTCAAGCAGCAACTCTTTACATCCGAAATACTCCAGTTCTCACCTTTTTGGGTTCTCGCGGAGAAACAAAGGTGGGGAGTAGTAAAGTTGTAAAATACGGCAACGTAAACACCGGTAAGTCACCCCAAATTACCAGCGGGGGCGGTATTAGGGGTGCGAAGGAGTCTCCCAGATCCATTTTGGTCAATGACCCAGTATATAGAGCCAGCTTAGTAGCAGCGAAAATTAACCAGCTAGTGCTAGACAGTGCAGACGGTAGACAAGTTACCGTCAGTTGGAATCCCAAAGGGAAATATTCTACCAACAATCGTCCGAGTGGGAATAAAAGTGTACCCACTTCAGTAAATCCAGGTTATACAATTAGATTTGACGGCAAAGAGCTGGTGGAAATCAATGAATCCACCCGGTTAGCAGATGGTACAAACGATCTGGCAAAGGATGCCTTACAAGCAACCAATCATTTGAGAAAAATTCTGGGAGAAACAGCTGAGGTCAGGGAAATTGCCAACTTACCCAAGCCAGGAAATATATCTATACCCAAACTCCCCCAAAAAGTTGCTATTGGTGGGATCAGAATCAACTTTAGAGGTATGGCCTCCTGGTATGGTTATGATTGGGCTGGGAGAAAGACGGCCAACGGGGAAAGATTTAATCCGGAGGCCATGACCGCAGCCCATCGCAGTTTACCTCTGGGGACAAAAGTTCGTGTCACAAACACTCACAATGGTCGTTCCGTAGTGGTGCGAATTAATGACCGTGGACCATATATAGGTGGTCGAGTTATTGACCTTTCTGTGGGCGCCGCCCGAATCTTAGGGATGGTTAGTAGTGGTGTTGCTGCAGTACGGATTGAGGTTCTAGGTAGATAA
- a CDS encoding D-alanyl-D-alanine carboxypeptidase, which yields MLELLGSGLISIWLDLAGIKIQPVSALETLAGQTSPGFVIAPDPSLVGAMTTRQYLQGLVSSKLIEPNLVGHQGIWLQSGPILMANHQGTVPLPAASLTKVATSLASFKTLGPNYQFQTLVGITSPIVNRVVNGDLVVSSGGDPMFVGEEAIAIGNTLNKMGIQQIKGNLVVSGKFAMNFSSNPNVAGQIFKQALNHKTWNRNLTYQHSIMPKGTLKPQLVINGAIKVAPPSRHNQLLPQTLLIRHLSLPLHQIIKEMNVYSNNEIAEMLSQYIGGADVVRSISSQLAMVPQSEIQLINGSGLGRENRISPRAVAAMFMALQREAMASNLSLADLFPTSGLDNRGTMQHRNMPNATVMKTGTLSDVSALAGVLPTRDRGLVWFTIINRGNQVSSFRAEQDKLLQQLAKQLATYNIFPKTLTPHSGNKSVLSLGSPNRNEVMYKVHYTCQNRTLRKLC from the coding sequence ATGCTGGAATTATTGGGTTCAGGTTTAATTTCTATTTGGCTGGATTTAGCGGGAATTAAAATTCAACCTGTCAGCGCTCTAGAAACACTAGCAGGACAAACCAGTCCGGGCTTTGTGATTGCCCCAGATCCAAGTCTGGTAGGAGCTATGACCACAAGGCAATATCTTCAAGGGTTAGTATCTTCTAAGTTAATCGAGCCCAATTTAGTCGGTCATCAGGGAATTTGGCTACAATCAGGTCCCATATTAATGGCCAATCACCAAGGTACTGTACCCCTACCTGCTGCATCCCTAACTAAGGTAGCTACTTCTTTAGCGAGCTTTAAAACCTTGGGTCCCAATTATCAGTTTCAAACACTAGTTGGTATTACTAGTCCTATAGTTAATCGGGTGGTCAATGGTGACTTAGTTGTTAGTAGTGGTGGCGATCCTATGTTTGTGGGGGAAGAAGCTATTGCTATTGGTAATACTTTAAATAAAATGGGTATTCAACAGATAAAGGGTAATTTGGTTGTTAGTGGCAAGTTTGCGATGAATTTCTCTAGCAATCCCAATGTAGCAGGTCAAATCTTTAAACAAGCCCTCAATCACAAAACTTGGAACCGTAATTTAACCTACCAGCATTCTATTATGCCTAAGGGAACATTGAAACCTCAACTGGTAATTAATGGTGCCATAAAGGTCGCTCCACCATCTCGCCACAATCAACTACTACCTCAAACTTTATTAATACGTCATCTTTCTTTACCACTACATCAAATCATCAAAGAGATGAATGTGTATAGTAATAATGAAATAGCTGAAATGTTATCGCAGTATATAGGTGGTGCAGATGTGGTTAGATCCATCTCATCTCAATTGGCTATGGTTCCTCAGTCAGAAATTCAATTAATTAATGGTTCTGGACTAGGAAGGGAAAATCGCATTTCTCCCAGAGCAGTTGCTGCTATGTTTATGGCACTTCAGCGAGAAGCAATGGCGAGTAATTTGAGCTTAGCTGATTTGTTTCCTACCTCTGGATTAGATAATCGCGGAACAATGCAGCATCGGAATATGCCAAATGCTACTGTCATGAAAACTGGCACTCTCAGTGATGTTAGTGCTTTGGCTGGGGTGCTTCCTACACGCGATCGCGGTTTAGTGTGGTTTACAATTATCAATCGTGGTAATCAAGTTTCTAGTTTTCGAGCTGAACAGGACAAGCTTTTACAACAACTGGCTAAGCAGTTGGCAACATATAATATTTTTCCCAAGACTCTTACCCCTCATTCGGGGAATAAATCCGTACTCTCCTTGGGATCACCCAATCGCAATGAAGTCATGTATAAAGTTCACTACACCTGCCAAAATAGAACCCTACGAAAATTGTGCTAA